The genomic DNA GATCAGCTGATATTCGTCTTCGCCTTCTTTCGGCGCTTCGGCGGCCGGAACGGGCTCCGCGTCATCTGAGGCAAACGCCAGCTCCGGCATGGACAGCTGCAGCACGCTGCCGCGCGTCAGCAGCACCGCGCGTTCAATCACGTTTTCCAGCTCGCGCACGTTGCCTGGCCATTCCATCTGGCTAAGGATGCGCAGCGTTTCCGCTGGAATACTGTCGATATTGCGGCCCAGCCGACGGGCGATTTTGAAGGTAAACGCCTTCACCAGTAGCGGAATATCTTCCGGGCGTTCGCGCAGCGGTGGCAGGTGGATCGGGAACACATTGAGACGATAGTAAAGATCGCTACGGAACTCGCGATCGAGCACCATTTGCTTGAGATCGCGGTTGGTGGCGGCGATCAGGCGTACGTCGGTCTGGATCAGCTTATTGCTGCCCAGGCGTTCAAACTCCTGTTCTTGTAGTACGCGCAGCAGCTTAGGCTGTAGCTCCAGCGGCATATCGCCCACTTCGTCGAGGAACAGCGAGCTTTTATCCGCCAGCTCAAAGCGGCCGATTCGCTGGGTGCTGGCGCCGGTAAACGCGCCGCGCTCGTGGCCAAACAGGTCGCTTTCCAGCAGGCCGGCTGGCATCGCGGCACAGTTCATTTTCACCATTCGGCGGGTGTTGCGGCCGCTGAGATTATGGATGGCGCGGGCGATCAGCTCTTTCCCGGTGCCGGTTTCCCCGAGGATCAGCACCGTGCTGTCGCTTGGGGCAACCATCTCAACCTGCTTAAGCACGTTGAACATCGCTTCGCTGCGGCCGATGATTTCGCCAAATTCGCCGTCGACGTTGTTCAGCTATTCGGTCAACGCCAGGTTTTCATCCACCAGGCGCTCTTTCAGACGGTGGATTTCCTGATAGGCGAGGGCGTTATCAACGGCGATGGAGACGCGCTCCGCTATCTGCTTGAGCAGCTTCAGGTTGGCGGCACAAAAGACCTTTTCGTCGCACTGGGCAAGCTTAAGCACGCCGAGCATTTTGTCGCCCGACATCAGCGGCAGCAGGCACAGCGTCTGGATTTTGTCGTCCCACATTTCAAACAGATGGCGCTCGTACGGCGCCAGCTTATCGCGCTCGTCGAGGTTGAGCTTGAGCATCTCCTTGCTCTTAAATACCTGCTCCGTCAGCGTGCCGGACTCGTTAACTTCGCTTTGATCGTGCACCGGATCGTTAACGTCGATGTAGTGCGTCGAATAGATATTCAGTTTGCCTTTGCGGTTGCCGCGCAGCACCACGCTAATGGCGTCAATATTGAAGTAGTAGTGGATCTCTTTGGCGACCGCGCTGACTAACTCATCCATATCCAGACGCGATAGCACGGCGTTGGTGATAGCCACCAGAATACGGAAGTTATCGCGCTCGCGGCACAGCAGATCGTAATCAACGTTGTTGGTGACCCGGCTTTGGATCTGCTCGGTGACCACGGCGACGATCTGCGTAAAGGTATGCAGACGCTGGTACTCTTTTTCCGTCCACGGGCTATCGTCTTTACGGATAAACTCGCAGCCGCCGAAAATGCGCCCTTCCGCCGCCAGCGGCAGCAGGCAGTAGTGACCGAAAGGCGAATACAGCTCGCTGGCGGCCAGCTGTGGCCAGGCTTCGTTGAACTCGCTGTAGCTGCAGTGCAGCGCGTCGGGGCGCGAGAGCAGACGTCTGACCGGGCCGTTGGCCAGGATATTATCGTCCTCGTAGGCCAGCGGTTGGCCCGCGCCGCGCGAGGTATGATAGCCCGCACGCAGGTTGCCCGGCTGGAGCAGGATAATTGCTGCGCTGTCGGCCAGCGCCGCCTGTTTAGCCAGATGCGCCAGCGTTTCGCTTAGCGCAGCCAGATCCGGCTGTTGAAGAAGAGTCCGGGTAATATCGAACAGCCCTTGCTGCCCGAGATCGCCCATCGGTGTATACGACATGTAACTTGCCCATAAATGCACCGCGTTGGGTGCGATAAATAATAATAATAATAAAATGCTGACCTTGAGCGGCCGGTTAACAAATTCGCGGCAGCGGTTCGGCGTGGGGGAGATCCAGCGTGCGCTTCACGCCGTAGAGCCCGGCCACGCGAACGCCTCGACGTTCGGTCACTTCGCCGATGATGGCGGCATCCGCGCCCAGTGGGTGCGCGCGCAGTGCGGCGAGTACCGTATCGGCGGCCTCCCGGCTGACGCCGATAACCAGTTTACCTTCATTAGCAAAGTTAAGCGCGTCCAGCCCCAATAATTCGCACACGCCGCGTACGGCATCTTTTAACGGCAGGTATTGTTCCTGGATTTCAACGCCGTAGCCGCAGGTCGCGGCAAACTCGTGGGCGACCGCATTGACCCCGCCGCGAGTGGCATCACGCAGCGCTTTGACGCCGTCGATGGGCCGCAGGCTTTGAATCAGCGGCGTTAATACCGCGCAGTCGCTTTGCAGTTCACCGTCGAGGCCGAGCTGTTCACGCAGGTTGAGAATGGTCGCACCGTGATCGCCTAGCGTACCGCTGACGATGAGCACGTCACCTGGCGTCAGCGTTGCCGCGCCCCAGTGGATATCCGCCGGAATGGCGCCCATTCCGGCGGTGTTGATAAAAAGCTTGTCCGCCGCGCCGCGACCGACCACTTTGGTGTCGCCGGTGACGATGGCGATTTCCGCCGCCTGGGCGGTCGCCGCCATGCTGTTGACCACGGCCTCCAGCGTCTCCATCGCTAGCCCTTCCTCAATAATAAAACCGCAGGAAAGATAGCGCGGTACCGCACCGCTGACCGCCACGTCGTTCGCCGTGCCGCAGACCGCCAGCTTGCCGATATTGCCTCCGGGGAAGAACAGGGGGTCTATCACGTAGCTGTCGGTAGAAAAGGCCAGACGGTCACCGTGGGCGGTCAGAGAAGCCAGCGACAGACGCGCCTGGTCCTCCTGCTCCGCCAGCCAGGGGTTGGCGAACGCCTTCATAAACAGACTGTCGATCAGCTGCTGCATCGCCAGGCCGCCGCTGCCGTGGGCTAACTGGATTGTCTTCATGCTTCGGACTCCTGACTGCGATATTGATACCAGGCGGCACACGCCCCTTCGGATGACACCATCAGCGCGCCGAACGCGCTCTGTGGGTTACAGGTGGCACCGAACAGCGGGCATTGATGCGGCTTACAGCGGCCGGTCAATACGTCGCCACAGCGGCCGGTCAATACGTCGCCACAGCGGGCGCGCGGGTCGTCGCAGACGCGCTGCGGCTGTGGCTTAAAGTGGGCTTCGGCGTCGAAGCGCTGATAGTCGGGCGTCAGCTGCACGCCAGAGTCGTTAATTAACCCCAGGCCGCGCCATTCGCTGTCGCCTTTCACGGCAAACACGGCAGCAATGGCCTCTTGCGCAAGCCGATTACCGTCGTCCGGCACCACGCGGCGATACTGATTTTCCACGCAAGGCGCTTCGGCAATCTTCTGCTCCACCAGCATGTTCACCCCCTGGAGCAGATCGACCGGTTCAAACCCGGCGACCACCAGCGGGCGATGGTAGTCGCTGGCGATAAAACCGTAGGCGTGAGTGCCTATCACCATGCTGACGTGGCCCGGTGCGAGAAAAGCATCGATGCCGTTGTCCGGCTGATCGAGCAGGCTGCGCAGGGTTGGAATCAGCGTAATGTGCTGACAGAAAAAGAAGAAGTTACCCACGTTCTGCGCTTTGGCCTGCTGGAGGGTAATTGCCGTTGTCGGCATGGTGGTTTCAAAACCGAG from Klebsiella sp. WP3-W18-ESBL-02 includes the following:
- the hypE gene encoding hydrogenase expression/formation protein HypE: MKTIQLAHGSGGLAMQQLIDSLFMKAFANPWLAEQEDQARLSLASLTAHGDRLAFSTDSYVIDPLFFPGGNIGKLAVCGTANDVAVSGAVPRYLSCGFIIEEGLAMETLEAVVNSMAATAQAAEIAIVTGDTKVVGRGAADKLFINTAGMGAIPADIHWGAATLTPGDVLIVSGTLGDHGATILNLREQLGLDGELQSDCAVLTPLIQSLRPIDGVKALRDATRGGVNAVAHEFAATCGYGVEIQEQYLPLKDAVRGVCELLGLDALNFANEGKLVIGVSREAADTVLAALRAHPLGADAAIIGEVTERRGVRVAGLYGVKRTLDLPHAEPLPRIC
- the hypD gene encoding hydrogenase formation protein HypD, whose protein sequence is MRFVDEYRAPEQVMQLIAHLKNRAQRLAYTAERPLRIMEVCGGHTHAIFKFGLDQLLPENIEFIHGPGCPVCVLPMGRIDACIEIASHPDVVFCTFGDAMRVPGKNGSLMQAKSRGADIRIVYSPMDALKLAQHNPDRKVVFFGLGFETTMPTTAITLQQAKAQNVGNFFFFCQHITLIPTLRSLLDQPDNGIDAFLAPGHVSMVIGTHAYGFIASDYHRPLVVAGFEPVDLLQGVNMLVEQKIAEAPCVENQYRRVVPDDGNRLAQEAIAAVFAVKGDSEWRGLGLINDSGVQLTPDYQRFDAEAHFKPQPQRVCDDPRARCGDVLTGRCGDVLTGRCKPHQCPLFGATCNPQSAFGALMVSSEGACAAWYQYRSQESEA